A single genomic interval of Nonomuraea rubra harbors:
- a CDS encoding beta-galactosidase, with amino-acid sequence MSRMESFRRRVGGFAFGGDYNPEQWDREVWQEDVRLMREAGVNTVSLGVFAWASLEPEPGTYEFGWMDEIMDLLHENGISVNLATPTAAPPVWLTHLHPEVFPIREDGHPFGFGNRMQYDPSSPIYREYAARITTKLAERYSFHPALAMWHISNEYGPTSYGPAAAANFRTWLKRRYGTLDRLNEAWTTRFWGQVYTDWEQVDVPHIPRTWMNPTRRLDFKRFTSDALLECYVAERDIVRSFRDDIPVMTNFMRFFRHADYWKWAPEEDAAALDIYPNPADADSHVSAAFNYDLFRSLKGGQPWMLMEQSSSAVSQWQLNIVKEPGRMRLGSLQAVSRAADSVMFFQWRASRGGQERFHSAMLPHSGPGSRTFREITDLGREVKLLAPVAGTRSRSDIAIMFDWDGWWGLEEVFGLPRSDFSYTDTVMRHYTPLWERHHAVDVVGHASPLDGYKVLIVPNAYLIDDEAAARVHEFARNGGTVIMSFFSGVVDADNRVRPNGYPGAFRELIGAKIDEYWPARPHEEFAVTFADGRRATATWWRDDLHLESGKALATYADGLLEGRAAVVENAYGAGRVVYFATLLEQDAFDTTVARVVEEAGVRSRFEGVPAHVECTVRGDDAHEYVFLLNHSAEAGASVPVGGEGTDLLTGQAVPGEVTLAPLGAAVVQIARA; translated from the coding sequence ATGTCGCGCATGGAGAGTTTCCGGCGGCGGGTGGGTGGTTTCGCGTTCGGCGGCGACTACAACCCCGAGCAGTGGGACCGCGAGGTGTGGCAGGAGGACGTCCGGCTGATGCGCGAGGCCGGCGTGAACACCGTCAGCCTGGGCGTGTTCGCGTGGGCCTCGCTGGAGCCCGAACCCGGCACGTACGAGTTCGGCTGGATGGACGAGATCATGGATCTCCTCCACGAGAACGGCATCAGCGTCAACCTGGCCACCCCCACGGCCGCGCCGCCCGTCTGGCTGACCCACCTGCACCCCGAGGTGTTCCCCATCAGGGAGGACGGGCACCCGTTCGGTTTCGGCAACCGCATGCAGTACGACCCGTCGTCGCCGATCTACCGCGAGTACGCGGCCCGGATCACCACCAAGCTGGCCGAGCGCTACTCCTTCCACCCGGCGCTGGCGATGTGGCACATCAGCAACGAGTACGGCCCCACCTCCTACGGCCCGGCCGCCGCCGCCAACTTCCGCACGTGGCTGAAGCGCAGGTACGGCACCCTCGACCGGCTGAACGAGGCGTGGACGACCCGCTTCTGGGGCCAGGTCTACACCGACTGGGAGCAGGTGGACGTCCCGCACATCCCGCGCACCTGGATGAACCCCACCCGCCGGCTCGACTTCAAGCGCTTCACCTCCGACGCGCTGCTGGAGTGCTACGTCGCCGAGCGGGACATCGTGCGCTCCTTCCGCGACGACATCCCGGTCATGACCAACTTCATGCGCTTCTTCCGCCACGCCGACTACTGGAAGTGGGCGCCGGAGGAGGACGCCGCCGCGCTCGACATCTACCCGAACCCGGCCGACGCCGACTCCCACGTCTCGGCGGCCTTCAACTACGACCTGTTCCGCTCACTCAAGGGCGGGCAGCCGTGGATGCTGATGGAGCAGTCGAGCAGCGCGGTCAGCCAGTGGCAGCTCAACATCGTCAAGGAGCCGGGGCGGATGCGGCTCGGCTCGCTGCAGGCGGTGTCGCGGGCGGCCGACTCGGTGATGTTCTTCCAGTGGCGGGCCAGCCGCGGCGGCCAGGAGCGCTTCCACTCGGCGATGCTGCCGCACTCCGGGCCCGGCTCGCGCACGTTCAGGGAGATCACCGACCTGGGCCGCGAGGTCAAGCTGCTCGCCCCGGTCGCCGGCACCCGGTCGCGGTCGGACATCGCGATCATGTTCGACTGGGACGGCTGGTGGGGCCTGGAGGAGGTCTTCGGCCTGCCGCGCTCCGATTTCAGCTACACCGACACCGTCATGCGGCACTACACGCCGCTGTGGGAACGCCATCACGCCGTGGACGTGGTGGGCCACGCCTCGCCGCTGGACGGGTACAAGGTGCTGATCGTGCCGAACGCGTACCTGATCGACGACGAGGCCGCCGCGCGCGTCCACGAGTTCGCCCGGAACGGCGGGACCGTGATCATGTCGTTCTTCTCCGGCGTCGTGGACGCCGACAACCGGGTCAGGCCGAACGGCTACCCGGGGGCGTTCCGCGAGCTCATCGGCGCCAAGATCGACGAGTACTGGCCGGCGCGGCCGCACGAGGAGTTCGCCGTGACGTTCGCCGACGGGCGGCGCGCTACGGCGACGTGGTGGCGCGACGACCTGCACCTGGAGTCGGGCAAGGCGCTGGCCACGTACGCGGACGGGCTGCTGGAGGGGCGGGCCGCCGTGGTCGAGAACGCCTACGGCGCCGGGCGTGTCGTCTACTTCGCGACGCTGCTGGAGCAGGACGCGTTCGACACCACCGTGGCGCGGGTCGTCGAGGAGGCGGGCGTGCGCTCGCGCTTCGAAGGGGTTCCCGCGCACGTGGAGTGCACCGTGCGGGGTGACGACGCCCACGAGTACGTGTTCCTGCTCAACCACAGCGCCGAGGCGGGCGCGTCCGTCCCCGTCGGAGGGGAGGGGACGGACCTGCTCACCGGCCAGGCGGTGCCGGGCGAGG